One window of Nymphaea colorata isolate Beijing-Zhang1983 chromosome 11, ASM883128v2, whole genome shotgun sequence genomic DNA carries:
- the LOC116264048 gene encoding N6-mAMP deaminase-like isoform X1, with product MAREFKSLCRSVAGRESERERDTEKEMVEDGGRVDMEWCIAQPKIELHAHLNGSIRDSTLLELAKDSREKGALAFSDVEHVIKKCTRSVMECFKLFDVIRTITTDHAALSRITKEVIEDFAADNVVYLELRTTPKKNEQIGMTKCSYMEAVLDGMRAIETVEVSFLPSCGSKEKLEQFPNTNVAINGEKRRKLYVRLLLSIDRCESAASAMETVQLAYKMRHLGVVGVDLSGNPLVGEWLTFLPALKWAKEYGLAITLHCGEVYNPNEIKAMLEFCPQRVGHACWFEQEDWTKLKSLNIPVEVCLSSNVQTCRVSSIRDHHFDYLYRNNLPLVLCTDDSGVFSTNLSREYYLAASTFGLNKAQMFELSRNAIKHVFADESVKILLNSIFDSAQRELAIAVGSGNS from the exons ATG GCAAGAGAGTTCAAATCCCTCTGCAGATCAGTtgcagggagagagagtgagagggagagagatacaGAGAAAGAAATGGTGGAGGACGGTGGTCGTGTTGACATGGAGTGGTGCATTGCACAGCCGAAGATCGAGCTCCATGCTCACCTTAACGGGTCCATTCGAGATTCGACCTTACT AGAGCTTGCAAAAGACTCAAGAGAAAAAGGAGCCTTAGCTTTCTCTGATGTAGAGCatgtcataaaaaaat GCACTCGCTCTGTGATGGAGTGCTTTAAATTGTTTGATGTGATCCGCACAATTACAACCGATCATGCTGCTCTCTCGAGAATCACTAAAGAG GTTATTGAAGATTTTGCTGCTGACAATGTTGTCTATCTGGAATTGCGAACGACACCCAAG AAGAACGAACAAATTGGAATGACTAAATGCTCTTACATGGAGGCAGTATTAGATGGTATGAGGGCTATTGAGACAGTAGAAGTGTCATTTCTTCCTTCATGTGGAAGCAAAGAGAAACTTGAACAGTTTCCCAACACCAATGTTGCAATAAATGGGGAAAAGAGGCGGAAACTATATGTCCGCCTTCTTCTTAGCATCGACCGTTGTGAAAGCGCTGCTTCAGCTATGGAAACA GTGCAGCTAGCATACAAAATGAGACATCTAGGTGTAGTTGGTGTTGATCTTTCTGGAAATCCTTTGGTTGGAGAATG GTTAACCTTCTTACCAGCATTAAAGTGGGCTAAAGAATATGGCCTTGCTATAACCCTCCATTGTGGGGAG GTATATAATCCCAATGAAATAAAGGCAATGTTGGAGTTTTGCCCTCAGAGGGTAGGCCATGCCTGTTGGTTTGAACAAGAAGATTGGACAAAGTTGAAGTCACTAAACATCCCA GTGGAAGTATGCTTGAGCTCTAATGTCCAGACCTGTCGCGTGTCTTCCATACGTGATCACCACTTTG ATTATTTGTATCGCAACAACCTTCCGTTGGTTCTTTGCACTGATGATTCTGGAGTTTTCTCAACTAATCTCTCTAGGGAGTATTATCTTGCTGCTTCGACATTTG GTCTCAATAAAGCTCAGATGTTCGAACTTTCCAGAAATGCGATCAAGCATGTATTTGCAGATGAAAGTGTGAAGATACTCTTAAACAGCATCTTTGATTCTGCTCAAAGAGAGCTAGCAATTGCAGTCGGCTCCGGCAATTCCTGA
- the LOC116264048 gene encoding N6-mAMP deaminase-like isoform X2, translating into MVEDGGRVDMEWCIAQPKIELHAHLNGSIRDSTLLELAKDSREKGALAFSDVEHVIKKCTRSVMECFKLFDVIRTITTDHAALSRITKEVIEDFAADNVVYLELRTTPKKNEQIGMTKCSYMEAVLDGMRAIETVEVSFLPSCGSKEKLEQFPNTNVAINGEKRRKLYVRLLLSIDRCESAASAMETVQLAYKMRHLGVVGVDLSGNPLVGEWLTFLPALKWAKEYGLAITLHCGEVYNPNEIKAMLEFCPQRVGHACWFEQEDWTKLKSLNIPVEVCLSSNVQTCRVSSIRDHHFDYLYRNNLPLVLCTDDSGVFSTNLSREYYLAASTFGLNKAQMFELSRNAIKHVFADESVKILLNSIFDSAQRELAIAVGSGNS; encoded by the exons ATGGTGGAGGACGGTGGTCGTGTTGACATGGAGTGGTGCATTGCACAGCCGAAGATCGAGCTCCATGCTCACCTTAACGGGTCCATTCGAGATTCGACCTTACT AGAGCTTGCAAAAGACTCAAGAGAAAAAGGAGCCTTAGCTTTCTCTGATGTAGAGCatgtcataaaaaaat GCACTCGCTCTGTGATGGAGTGCTTTAAATTGTTTGATGTGATCCGCACAATTACAACCGATCATGCTGCTCTCTCGAGAATCACTAAAGAG GTTATTGAAGATTTTGCTGCTGACAATGTTGTCTATCTGGAATTGCGAACGACACCCAAG AAGAACGAACAAATTGGAATGACTAAATGCTCTTACATGGAGGCAGTATTAGATGGTATGAGGGCTATTGAGACAGTAGAAGTGTCATTTCTTCCTTCATGTGGAAGCAAAGAGAAACTTGAACAGTTTCCCAACACCAATGTTGCAATAAATGGGGAAAAGAGGCGGAAACTATATGTCCGCCTTCTTCTTAGCATCGACCGTTGTGAAAGCGCTGCTTCAGCTATGGAAACA GTGCAGCTAGCATACAAAATGAGACATCTAGGTGTAGTTGGTGTTGATCTTTCTGGAAATCCTTTGGTTGGAGAATG GTTAACCTTCTTACCAGCATTAAAGTGGGCTAAAGAATATGGCCTTGCTATAACCCTCCATTGTGGGGAG GTATATAATCCCAATGAAATAAAGGCAATGTTGGAGTTTTGCCCTCAGAGGGTAGGCCATGCCTGTTGGTTTGAACAAGAAGATTGGACAAAGTTGAAGTCACTAAACATCCCA GTGGAAGTATGCTTGAGCTCTAATGTCCAGACCTGTCGCGTGTCTTCCATACGTGATCACCACTTTG ATTATTTGTATCGCAACAACCTTCCGTTGGTTCTTTGCACTGATGATTCTGGAGTTTTCTCAACTAATCTCTCTAGGGAGTATTATCTTGCTGCTTCGACATTTG GTCTCAATAAAGCTCAGATGTTCGAACTTTCCAGAAATGCGATCAAGCATGTATTTGCAGATGAAAGTGTGAAGATACTCTTAAACAGCATCTTTGATTCTGCTCAAAGAGAGCTAGCAATTGCAGTCGGCTCCGGCAATTCCTGA